The Staphylothermus marinus F1 genome has a segment encoding these proteins:
- a CDS encoding thioredoxin family protein has translation MISTLMGYDEELAPILEKIAHRIISRRITYTCCSKIFRGVLELNDYEELISAIKNCKVTVVNFYSTNCPYCRAYHPVFEYVASKYSGRAGFYRLNIDYNPEIAWRMEILGTPTTILFVNGKQINQLYGYITPEVLERHVVAALDKAKCLNKG, from the coding sequence ATGATCAGTACATTAATGGGGTATGATGAAGAACTCGCACCTATACTAGAGAAGATCGCTCACCGGATAATTTCTAGAAGAATAACATATACTTGTTGTTCAAAGATCTTTCGAGGAGTATTAGAGCTGAATGATTATGAAGAATTAATAAGCGCCATAAAAAACTGTAAGGTTACAGTAGTAAACTTTTACTCGACTAATTGTCCGTATTGTAGGGCTTACCACCCTGTTTTCGAATATGTGGCCTCAAAATACAGTGGAAGAGCAGGTTTCTACAGGTTGAATATAGATTATAACCCAGAAATCGCATGGAGAATGGAAATTTTGGGGACACCGACGACAATATTATTTGTCAATGGAAAACAAATCAATCAACTATATGGATACATCACACCAGAAGTTCTTGAAAGACATGTTGTTGCAGCGTTAGATAAAGCTAAATGCCTAAATAAAGGGTAG